Genomic DNA from Anabaena sphaerica FACHB-251:
ATTTTTATTCCTTACGTGATCAATTATTATTTATGTTTGCGCCAGAATTACGCCGGGAGTATGAAAATTATGTCAGTCAACAAGCTGCAAATTCTGGATATAGAACATTAGTTACTTCTAATTTACAACTAGCATCAGATTTAACCGTTGCTAATCTTTTTCACTATTTTAATATTAGAGATGAACACAACCATGAGCAAACAATATAGAATATATTTAGATGCTTGTTGTTTAAATCGTCCCTTTGATGATCAAACACAATCCCGCATTTACCTAGAAGCACAAGCAATTATGACTATTATAAATCAATGTCAATCAGGAATGTGGAAACTAATTAATAGTAGTGCTTTAATTTCCGAATTAAACCAAACACCTGACATAGATAGACTACAAAATGTGAAAAAATTACTCTCCATTGCTAAAATAAAAGTTATTAATAGCTCTTTTATTGAAAACAGATCCGCCGAACTCCAAAAATTAGGATTTTCTAGTTATGATGCTACTCATATTGCCAGTGCAGAAAGAAGTCAGGCTGATGTATTTCTAACTACAGATGATAGACTTTTGAAAAAAGCACAAACAAATTCTCCATTAATTAGCGTCAAAATTAATAACCCTGTGCAATGGTTGACAGAAGTAATACAAACAGAGGAAAGCAATGATGAAAACCCAAAATGAAATTATCAAACAAGGCTTTAATGCCTTAATTAACTCTCTAGGAATTACCGATACTATTCGGTTTATTCAATATTTCAGTCCTGGTAGTGGAGACTATACTAAAGAACGTCATCAATGGTTAGATGAAAAAACTTTAACACAAGTGTTAGCAGAAATCAAACAATTGGAAACAGAAGATACTAATCAATATGAGGAAATAATTGAGTAATCACAAAATTCAAAATCCAAAATCTAAAATTATTACCCCTCACCAATAACATCAATCACAGCTTTTAATAAGGTACTATCATGAAAACTGCTTTTAGTTAAATAATAGTTTGCTCCTGCTTCTAAGCCTTGAATCCGGTCTTCTTCTCTGTCTTTATAAGAAACAATAATCACAGGTAAATTTTTCAATTTGGCATTAGCTCTAATTTGGGTGGTGAGTTCAAAACCATTCATCCGGGGCATATCAATATCCGTTACCACTAAGTCATAATCACCACTGCGGACTGCATTCCATCCATCCATGCCATTGACAGCTACATCTACTTTATAACCATTATTTTCTAACAATTTGCGTTCCATTTCTCGGACAGTAATGGAATCATCAACAACCAAAATCCGTTTGTAGGTTTTGATCACTGCTTGATGAGTTGACTGATTGACCTGACTAAGTTGCCCACTAGCGATAATTTTAGTAATAGAACGGACAAGATCCTCGACATCGACAATTAACACTGGAGAACCATCATCCATCAAAGCACCAGCACTCATGTTAGGTACTTTCCCCAGTCGGGAATCTAGGGGGCGGACTACTAAACTACACTCACCGAGAAAGCGATCTACAACCAAGCCATAATAGTTGAGGCGATTACTGCCAGTGATGCGTGTTACCCCATCGCTGATGACAACAACTGACAGGAATTCTTTGTTGATATTGTGTGATGGTAATTCTAGAACTTGATGAGCCGAGATCAAGCCTACTGGTTGATCGTTGAGCATAAAAAACGGCTGATTTTCTGAAACAATAATTTCTGATTTAGGCAACATCATCAACCGTTCAATTCGTGCTAGTCCAAAAGCATAAGGTTCGTGAGCTATTTCTACCAATAAGGTACGCAGAACTGACAAAGTGAGGGGCATTTGCAAGTATAACGTCATTCCTTTACCCAATTGGGAAGCCGCCCGCACAGTTCCACCAACTTCTCGCACGGTGCTATGTACCACATCCAAACCCACACCCCTACCAGAAATCTCGGTGACAGTTTTGGCTGTGGAAAAACTTGGTAAAAATAGGAATTCCATTAACTCAGTTTCGTTGAGTTGGGTGGCAATTTCGGGATTAATATGGTTTTTATTGATGACCTCTTGACGCAAAACTTCGATATCTATTCCCCTTCCATCATCGGAGACGGTAATTAATAACATTCCGGCTCGATGGAAGACTTCAATCCGAATTGTTCCCTCTTCGGGTTTACCGACTGCAAGACGTTCTTGTGGTGTTTCAATCCCATGATCTATGGCGTTTCGCAAGATATGCAATAAAGGAGCCTCTAGCCGTTCTAGGATGTCCCGATCTACAAGGGTAGATTTGCCGATGATTTCTAGATTTACCCGTTTACCTAATTCTCTGGCTAAGTCTCGCACCATGCGCGGAAAACTTTGTCCCCTCTCAGCAAAGGGTGTGGCGTGAGTAGCGATGACTTGACGATATAGACGATCTCCCAGGTGGGAGAAACGCTGGCAAAATAATTCTAGTTCGTTATGGCGATCGCTCAATAGCTGGCGACATTCATTGGCTGTTTGCCGAGCATTGCTCATTTGCTCTTCTATTTGCCTGTTTCCATGACGCTGATGCTCAACTTCAGCATTACCCCATAACTTCTGTAATCCATCCAATAGGCTGGATAACTGGACTTGATTTGCTTTTAGCTTCAGCAACGAGTCAGCAAATGTCTCTAACCATTTGGCTTCAACTAAGGATTCCCCTGCTAAACCCATTAAACGATTGAGGTTATCTGCACTCACTCGCACCACTCGTTGTTGTAAGATGTCTGGGGATTGGGGACTGGGGACTGGGGATTGGGGATTGGGGATTGGGGATTGGGGATTGGGGATTGGGGATTGGGGATTGGGGACTGTATAAGAGGCTAAGGGTATTAATTCTTCTTTCTCCCCTACTCCCCCTACTTCCCCTCTGCTCCTCTGCTCCTCTGCTCCCCTGCTACCCTGCTCCCCTGCACTTACTGGGGATTTAATGATATTAGCGATCGCACTCACCAAATCTTGGATACTACCATCGTTAAATTCGGGTTCTGGGTTGCTAACACAAGCTTCAGCCATCTGTAACAGCATATCTACTGCTTGTAGCAAGACATCGACATCAGCCGCAGTTAAGGTTATTGTTCCTGACTGAGCAGCTACAAAGCAGTCTTCCATTGTATGGGCTAGGGTGACAGCTGGATCAATCTGCACAATCCGCGCTGCTCCCTTGATTGAGTGGGCTGCACGCATTAAAGCTGCTAGTTCTTCTATGGGGTTGGGCTTGGTTTCCAGTGCTAACAGTGAGTCATTCAACACTGTACCCTGGGCTTTTACCTCCATGCTGAATAAGTCCAATAAGGAAAGATGACTGAAATCTGACTCTTGTCTCATGACAGTAACTTTCTCCTTAAGGACATGAATAATAATTCATCATCTATGTAGCTCAGGCTGCGTGATTCCCAGTGAAAAAATCCTTTTGTGTAGGTGTTAATTGCTGATGTCGCACTGTTTGGAGGATCTCTTAATTCATCGTCATGAAATCGGTATAACCCATAAAATTCATCTACAGGAAATACCCAGGTGTTACCCCCTTTTTCAATTACTATCATGCGTGAATAGACTATAGGACTTAAGGCTTCCGGTAGGGTTTGGACAGTTTCCAAATGTAATAAGTTGCTCAAAGAAATACACAATTGCAGTTCTCCTCGGATATTCACCAATCCTTTTAATATTTCGTTGCTGCGATGGGGTATGGTGTGAATTAAAGTGGGTGATATGGTTTCTTTTAAGACTTGCGCCGACAGTGCCAGCCATTCTTTTTGTAAACGGAAAATAGCTACTGTCAGGGTTTGTGTTGTGGTTAAGGTTTCAGATTCTGGTTGGAAATTTACTAGCTTATTTTTTCCCTCTACTTTTGTCTTTGAGAAAAACTGAGTCCATTCATTCTGATAGTTTTCTGGGATGGAACGATCTAGTAAGTTGCGTCCAGCAGAAGAGTAAACGGGACAATTACGGCAGTGGATAAAATGGGATAATTCTGGACAGGTGCGATAGCTAGGCTTGCCGAAGGCATCGCCTGCAATCCCAATCACATTCCAGCAACTTTCTACATTTGATAGCTCAGTTATGGAATTCATGATTAATTCTCTCCCATCAATTTATTACTGTTGCTGACGTACTGCTCTCCAGCATTATTCACTTTGAAACGGCTCATCTCTTGACGTAAACCTTGAGCAACTTGATTAAGTTTAGTAATAGCCTGATTAATTTCTCGTAAAGAAGCAGCAGTTTGCACAGAATTACTACTCAACTGTGACATAGCATCACTAATTTGTATTGCTCCTTGAGACTGTGCTTCCATACCTTGACTTACCGCTTCATATCTGGGTGTTAACTCTTGTACTTGCTCAATAATTTGCCCAATTTGACTACTAATATCAGCCACATCTTCCACACTTTTTCCTACTTCTGCTGCAAATTTATCCATTTCCATCACACCTGTAGAAACGGATGATTGCATTTGTTTGACCATTTGTTCAATATCTATTGTTGCTACTGCTGTTTGATCTGCTAACCGCCTAATTTCTCTGGCTACCACTGCAAAACCTAAACCATATTCCCCTGCTTTTTCGGCTTCTATGGCTGCATTTAATGACAGTAAATTCGTTTGATCTGCCACCTTCGTAATTGTGACAACTATATTATTAATATTATTGGCTTTTTCACTTATTACTCCCAATCTGGCTGCGATAGAATTTGTTGCTTCTACCAGTTGTCTCATGGTTGTTTCCATTTGTAATAAGTCTTTTTGACTATCACTTGCTGCTACTGTTGTGGCTTGGGATAGGGCGGCTACTTCTTCTACTGTTTTGACTAATTCTTTGGAGGTGGCTGATATTTCTTTAGCTGCTACTGTGACTTGGTTTGTTGAGGCTACTTGTTCTGTAATACTTGTTTCTAGTTGTTTCCCTGAGGCTGCTATTTGGGTAGCTGATGAGGTTACTTGTATGCCTGATTGTTGTACTTGTTGTATCAGGCTACTTAAATTATGGGTCATGTTTTGAAAAGCATTGAGCAGTTGTCCAATCTCATCTTTGCTATTTGATGTACCTTCAATCACAGATTGAGTTAAATCTCCCGAAGAGATTTTTTCTGCTGCTTCTACCGTTTTGGCAATTCTATTACCTAAAAATTTAGTAATCAAAAAATTAGCAATGACTACAACAGATAAAGATAATATAGAGACAGTTAAGGCAGCTAAAGTCAGCAAGTCTATAGAAGATTGTGTTGCCGTAATACTTCTTTGTAAATTCTCTTTTTCATACTGATTAAATTCATCACTTATTTTTGTGAATTCATCAACAAGATCCCTTGTATCGTTAAAAACTTTAATCAGTTCATTTTTGTTTGTACCACTACTAGCCCTCCTTACCGTATCGTCTTTTAAAGAATTATATTGATTATATAATTCCAGCATTCTATCTATTCTTGCTTGCTGCTTGCTATCTTTAACTACACTTTTAGCTTTTTCCAATCCTGTCTGAAACTCTTGTTGATGTTTTGCATATTCTCCTATAGCATCTTGATATAATTGTGGATCAATAACATATCTTTGCAGACGACGATGCATATTCAGTCCAGCAATTACCATTTCATTTTCTCCATCAATTGCTATTTGAGCAATATTAACTTGCTTCAAAGTTTCCCTAGTTTGATGAGAATTGGCATATACCATTAAACTAAACACAACCATCAAAACTGTTGGTACAGAGAAGCCTAATAATGTTAAATCTTTGATTTTCCAGTTAGTGAACATCTAAATTATTTCCTAAATTTATGGTATTTTAGTAATCTATGTTTCTCAAAAATCAGATAAATATCTTCACCTATTATCATGAACTTTAAAGCGGCTCATCTCTTGACGTAAACCTTGAGCAACTTGATTAAGTTTAGTAATAGCCTGATTAATTTCTCGTAAAGAAGCAGCAGTTTGCACAGAATTACTACTCAACTGTGACATAGCATCACTAATTTGTATTGCTCCTTGAGACTGTGCTTCCATACCTTGACTTACTGTTTCATAT
This window encodes:
- a CDS encoding PIN domain-containing protein — its product is MNTTMSKQYRIYLDACCLNRPFDDQTQSRIYLEAQAIMTIINQCQSGMWKLINSSALISELNQTPDIDRLQNVKKLLSIAKIKVINSSFIENRSAELQKLGFSSYDATHIASAERSQADVFLTTDDRLLKKAQTNSPLISVKINNPVQWLTEVIQTEESNDENPK
- a CDS encoding hybrid sensor histidine kinase/response regulator, producing MRQESDFSHLSLLDLFSMEVKAQGTVLNDSLLALETKPNPIEELAALMRAAHSIKGAARIVQIDPAVTLAHTMEDCFVAAQSGTITLTAADVDVLLQAVDMLLQMAEACVSNPEPEFNDGSIQDLVSAIANIIKSPVSAGEQGSRGAEEQRSRGEVGGVGEKEELIPLASYTVPNPQSPIPNPQSPIPNPQSPVPSPQSPDILQQRVVRVSADNLNRLMGLAGESLVEAKWLETFADSLLKLKANQVQLSSLLDGLQKLWGNAEVEHQRHGNRQIEEQMSNARQTANECRQLLSDRHNELELFCQRFSHLGDRLYRQVIATHATPFAERGQSFPRMVRDLARELGKRVNLEIIGKSTLVDRDILERLEAPLLHILRNAIDHGIETPQERLAVGKPEEGTIRIEVFHRAGMLLITVSDDGRGIDIEVLRQEVINKNHINPEIATQLNETELMEFLFLPSFSTAKTVTEISGRGVGLDVVHSTVREVGGTVRAASQLGKGMTLYLQMPLTLSVLRTLLVEIAHEPYAFGLARIERLMMLPKSEIIVSENQPFFMLNDQPVGLISAHQVLELPSHNINKEFLSVVVISDGVTRITGSNRLNYYGLVVDRFLGECSLVVRPLDSRLGKVPNMSAGALMDDGSPVLIVDVEDLVRSITKIIASGQLSQVNQSTHQAVIKTYKRILVVDDSITVREMERKLLENNGYKVDVAVNGMDGWNAVRSGDYDLVVTDIDMPRMNGFELTTQIRANAKLKNLPVIIVSYKDREEDRIQGLEAGANYYLTKSSFHDSTLLKAVIDVIGEG
- a CDS encoding chemotaxis protein CheW; amino-acid sequence: MNSITELSNVESCWNVIGIAGDAFGKPSYRTCPELSHFIHCRNCPVYSSAGRNLLDRSIPENYQNEWTQFFSKTKVEGKNKLVNFQPESETLTTTQTLTVAIFRLQKEWLALSAQVLKETISPTLIHTIPHRSNEILKGLVNIRGELQLCISLSNLLHLETVQTLPEALSPIVYSRMIVIEKGGNTWVFPVDEFYGLYRFHDDELRDPPNSATSAINTYTKGFFHWESRSLSYIDDELLFMSLRRKLLS
- a CDS encoding methyl-accepting chemotaxis protein; the protein is MFTNWKIKDLTLLGFSVPTVLMVVFSLMVYANSHQTRETLKQVNIAQIAIDGENEMVIAGLNMHRRLQRYVIDPQLYQDAIGEYAKHQQEFQTGLEKAKSVVKDSKQQARIDRMLELYNQYNSLKDDTVRRASSGTNKNELIKVFNDTRDLVDEFTKISDEFNQYEKENLQRSITATQSSIDLLTLAALTVSILSLSVVVIANFLITKFLGNRIAKTVEAAEKISSGDLTQSVIEGTSNSKDEIGQLLNAFQNMTHNLSSLIQQVQQSGIQVTSSATQIAASGKQLETSITEQVASTNQVTVAAKEISATSKELVKTVEEVAALSQATTVAASDSQKDLLQMETTMRQLVEATNSIAARLGVISEKANNINNIVVTITKVADQTNLLSLNAAIEAEKAGEYGLGFAVVAREIRRLADQTAVATIDIEQMVKQMQSSVSTGVMEMDKFAAEVGKSVEDVADISSQIGQIIEQVQELTPRYEAVSQGMEAQSQGAIQISDAMSQLSSNSVQTAASLREINQAITKLNQVAQGLRQEMSRFKVNNAGEQYVSNSNKLMGEN